Genomic segment of Steroidobacter denitrificans:
CCTGGATCCGGACCTGTCGCTGGAGGTCATGAATATTTTTCGCCGCTTCAATGAGGTAGGCGTCACGGTGCTGATCGCCAGTCATGACCTGTTGCTACTGGAGCATTTTCCGGTGCGGCGTATCCGCCTGGAAGCCGGACGGCTCGCCGGCGACTCGCCCGCCCACGTGATCGCGAGCGAGCCTCCCCCGAATCCGATGTCCGAGCAGGCCGCCCTGCGCAACGATGCCCTGAGGACCGATACCCACCCGCCGGCCGCAATCGCACGCGACAGCGGGCCGGCGAACCTGCTCGATCCACGTAAGTTGATCGAACAAAACGAAGGAACGGCGCCATGACCGCCTGGATGACGCGCCATCTGCAAACGCTGGTCGGTTCGCTTGGACGCCTGATGCAGCACAAGCTCGCCACGCTGCTCACGGTCCTGGTGATAGGCGTCGCCCTCGCATTGCCCGCCGGCCTGCACCTGCTGATTACCAATGCCCAAGGCGCAGCCGGCAACTGGAACCGGACGCTCGACCTATCGGTCTTCCTCAAGCGTCCCACCTCGGCCGACGACGCGCGCGCCATCATCGAGCGTATCCGCCAGCGCCGGGATGTCGAAGGTGCCGAACTCATTCTCGCTGACGAAGCACTGAAAACATTCCGTCGCGAATCGGGATTTGGCGCCGCGATCGACGCGCTGAACGACAACCCCCTGCCGCATACGCTTGTCGTACGCCCCGCCCCTGAGCATGCGAACGCTGCCGGTCTCGAAATTCTGGCTGCCGACATCCGTGCGCTGCCCTCCGTTGATATCGTGCAACTCGATACGGACTGGGTGAACCGGCTGGATGCCATTCTCGCGGCCCTGCGCGCCGGTGCATTGATCGCCGCCGGTGTGCTGGCACTGGGCGTCCTGGTGATCGTGGGCAATACGATCCGCCTCGACATCCAGAACCGTCGCGACGAAATCGAGGTCACCAAGCTGGTGGGCGGCAGCGATGGCTTCGTTCGCCGGCCCTTCCTGTACGGCGGCATGTGGTATGGGCTGGCCGGAGGACTGACGGCGCTGCTCATCACCCAGATCGCCCTTGCGTTGCTGCAGGCGCCTATCGCCAGAATCGCGGGCTTGTACGGCAGCGATTTCAGATTGAGCAACCTGACCCTGGAATCCGCCCTGATCCTGTTGCTCACAGGTGCGGGGCTGGGTTGGCTGGGCTCCTATATCGCCGCCAGCCATCACCTGCGCCGTATCGAGCCCTCCTGAGCCGTCGAATCCTCCTGAAGGGCGCCAAACGGGGGAACCCTGAGCCCGGCCCAAGCGTTGCAATCCCTCGCGGATCGGGCCAGGTCACCCGGCATTGAATGGCCAGTTTCCTGGCATCAGGACTGCCGGACAAAGGGAACCTTTCCCTCGTTTAGCACTCTGAGTGTATGACTGCTAAACTTGCTATCAATTCTTCGGAGGGGGATCCTGCCAATGACTGATGTTGCGACTCCGATGGCCTTGACCACCACGGCACGCACCACGACCGAGCTTGCCTTCGCCGGTCCGGTCGGCAGTCTGGATGCCTATGTGGATCGCGTGGCGCGCATCCCGGTACTCACGCGCGACGAGGAAACGGCTCTTGCACAGCGCCTGCGCCAGGACGGAGATCTGGATGCGGCACGCCAACTGGTGCTGTCGCATCTGCGCTTCGTCGTGCATATCGCACGCGGCTATGGCGGCTACGGTCTGCCGATCGGTGATCTGATCCAGGAAGGCAATGTCGGGCTCATGAAGGCGGTGAAGCGCTTCGACCCGGGTGTCGGCGTGCGCCTGGTCTCATTCGCCGTACACTGGATTCGAGCGGAAATCCACGAATACGTGCTGCGCAACTGGCGTCTGGTCAAGATCGCGACCACCAAGTCGCAGCGCAAGCTGTTTTTCAACCTGCGCCGCTTCAAGAAGAATCTGGGTTGGCTGACCGATAGCGAAACGCGGGCGATCGCCAGCGATCTCGGCGTGAGTGCCGCGGAAGTCACGGACATGGAACAGCGCCTGAGTTCCCGCGACCTGTCT
This window contains:
- the ftsX gene encoding permease-like cell division protein FtsX codes for the protein MTAWMTRHLQTLVGSLGRLMQHKLATLLTVLVIGVALALPAGLHLLITNAQGAAGNWNRTLDLSVFLKRPTSADDARAIIERIRQRRDVEGAELILADEALKTFRRESGFGAAIDALNDNPLPHTLVVRPAPEHANAAGLEILAADIRALPSVDIVQLDTDWVNRLDAILAALRAGALIAAGVLALGVLVIVGNTIRLDIQNRRDEIEVTKLVGGSDGFVRRPFLYGGMWYGLAGGLTALLITQIALALLQAPIARIAGLYGSDFRLSNLTLESALILLLTGAGLGWLGSYIAASHHLRRIEPS
- the rpoH gene encoding RNA polymerase sigma factor RpoH, with protein sequence MALTTTARTTTELAFAGPVGSLDAYVDRVARIPVLTRDEETALAQRLRQDGDLDAARQLVLSHLRFVVHIARGYGGYGLPIGDLIQEGNVGLMKAVKRFDPGVGVRLVSFAVHWIRAEIHEYVLRNWRLVKIATTKSQRKLFFNLRRFKKNLGWLTDSETRAIASDLGVSAAEVTDMEQRLSSRDLSFDPTPDMDDEDGGSYSPSAYLQHPEADPSIAIEREQWDEDTSERLAQALETLDERSRHILHSRWMTEQKATLHELAEKYGVSAERIRQIEANAIRKLRGLIAEPAAA